The following coding sequences lie in one Zingiber officinale cultivar Zhangliang chromosome 2B, Zo_v1.1, whole genome shotgun sequence genomic window:
- the LOC122047624 gene encoding transport inhibitor response 1-like protein Os05g0150500 — MGKAAKGSRKGKKPWRPDITTNHIDDYFDESIRDAFTGKASDTKSTDKIPVKRKIEKHNKKVLHYDGLLQKNPFVQAVPSSSSKKSKRKKKQVNTQIIETDKSSQVDDITSTLTDIWNNEGEATDRPKKKQKASIILAIEVEPPGCSFNPSFEAHQDRAFSWAATLLDEVWEHIFSFLPTDADRHAVSLVCRSWYQIERMSRQKIIVRNCYAVAPAAVVRRFPEVRAATIKGKPCFADLLRSNWGGEAGKWIQGMAEGWPLLEELRLKRMVVSDDCLELIAQSFKNFRVLSLVFCEGFSTLGLAAIAANCRNLKVLDLHQYKAKENCINWISHFPESFTSLVTLNIACLDCEMNVSILESLISRCPYLKTLRLNHATPLEKLVSLLYRAPQLVDLGIGTLIGEGYPGLFSKLESAFVHLKHLKNLFWKAGPLYLPAIYPICEGLTTLHLFDSSIQAPELSKVVSQCKNLQQLWVRDLIEDDGLIAVASSCKFLRKLQIVPSDPPHCSLTEIGLIAVSSGCVMLESVLYFCRQMTNSALLTIANNRPNLTCFRLCIVKPYTPDYITQEPLDAGFGAIVESCKDLRRLSMSGLLTDRVFKTIGASANRLERLSVGFAGDGDAGLHYILSGCRKLRMLEIRKCPFGIKALLDNADKLKTMRCLWMSSCSVTLGECRLLAKKMPRLSVEVIDENAGTLQSRRDLSRRDLLRRDMLPVKKLYIYNSITGPRIDAPPSVLTVW, encoded by the exons ATGGGGAAGGCGGCCAAGGGATCGCGGAAGGGGAAGAAGCCATGGAGGCCCGACATCACCACCAACCACATCGACGATTACTTCGATGAGTCCATCAGGGACGCCTTCACCGGCAAGGCCTCCGACACGAAATCCACTGACA AAATTCCTGTGAAAAGAAAAATTGAGAAACACAATAAAAAAGTCCTCCATTATGATGGCTTGCTTCAGAAAAATCCTTTTGTCCAAGCTGTTCCATCGTCTTCTTCAAAAAAATCAAAGCGGAAAAAGAAACAAGTGAACACACAAATAATAGAGACTGACAAATCTTCACAG GTAGATGATATAACTTCCACTCTAACTGACATATGGAATAATGAAG GTGAAGCAACTGATAGGCCTAAAAAG AAACAGAAGGCTTCCATCATTCTAGCTATTGAAGTGGAGCCACCAGGCTGTTCATTTAATCCTTCATTTGAGGCTCATCAA GACAGAGCTTTCTCCTGGGCGGCCACCTTACTCGACGAGGTGTGGGAGCACATTTTCTCTTTCCTCCCGACTGACGCTGACCGCCATGCTGTGTCCCTGGTTTGCCGCTCTTGGTATCAGATAGAACGGATGTCGAGGCAGAAGATCATCGTGCGGAACTGCTATGCGGTGGCACCAGCCGCAGTGGTGCGGCGATTCCCGGAGGTCAGGGCGGCAACCATCAAGGGGAAGCCATGTTTTGCAGATTTATTGCGCTCCAATTGGGGCGGCGAGGCGGGGAAATGGATCCAAGGGATGGCCGAGGGGTGGCCACTTCTAGAGGAGCTTCGCCTCAAGCGAATGGTGGTCTCTGATGATTGCCTCGAGCTTATTGCCCAGTCGTTTAAGAATTTTAGGGTTTTGTCTCTAGTCTTCTGCGAAGGGTTCAGCACTCTCGGGCTGGCTGCCATTGCAGCCAACTGCAG GAATCTGAAGGTACTTGATCTGCATCAATATAAAGCGAAGGAGAATTGTATAAACTGGATATCTCATTTTCCAGAATCCTTTACTTCCCTGGTTACTCTCAACATTGCATGTCTGGATTGTGAGATGAATGTATCTATTCTTGAGAGCCTCATTAGCAGATGTCCCTATCTCAAGACCCTCAGACTCAATCATGCCACTCCTCTAGAAAAACTTGTTAGCCTTCTATACAGGGCTCCACAGCTGGTAGACCTTGGAATTGGCACTCTCATAGGAGAAGGTTATCCAGGACTTTTCTCCAAGCTTGAATCTGCTTTTGTTCACTTGAAACATCTGAAGAATCTATTTTGGAAAGCTGGACCATTATACTTGCCTGCAATATATCCAATTTGTGAAGGTCTTACAACACTGCATCTCTTTGACTCTAGCATACAAGCACCAGAGCTCTCAAAAGTAGTTAGCCAGTGTAAAAATCTTCAACAACTATGG GTTAGGGACTTAATTGAAGATGATGGGCTTATTGCTGTGGCATCATCCTGCAAATTCCTCCGAAAATTGCAAATAGTTCCTTCTGATCCACCTCACTGTTCTCTCACAGAAATTGGCCTTATTGCTGTGTCTTCTGGTTGTGTAATGCTTGAGTCTGTTCTCTATTTTTGCCGGCAGATGACTAATTCTGCCCTCCTTACTATTGCTAATAATCGCCCCAATCTCACATGCTTCCGGCTCTGCATCGTCAAGCCTTACACCCCTGATTATATTACTCAAGAACCTCTAGATGCTGGCTTTGGGGCTATTGTTGAATCCTGCAAGGACCTCCGACGTCTCTCCATGTCTGGTCTTCTTACTGATCGTGTGTTCAAAACTATTGGGGCCTCAGCAAATCGTCTTGAGCGGCTCTCAGTTGGTTTTGCTGGTGATGGGGATGCAGGTCTTCATTACATTCTATCTGGTTGTAGGAAATTACGCATGCTGGAAATTAGGAAATGCCCGTTTGGGATCAAGGCATTATTGGACAATGCAGATAAACTGAAGACAATGCGATGCCTTTGGATGTCATCATGCTCTGTGACACTGGGGGAATGCAGATTATTAGCTAAGAAGATGCCACGGCTTAGCGTGGAGGTTATTGATGAGAATGCAGGGACGTTGCAGTCACGGCGTGATCTTTCACGGCGTGATCTTTTACGGCGCGATATGTTACCTGTCAAAAAACTCTATATTTACAATAGTATTACTGGCCCAAGAATTGATGCACCACCGTCTGTCTTGACCGTTTGGTGA